The Chitinophagaceae bacterium nucleotide sequence ATTCTGATGCTCAATATTTTTGGTCAAATGATCTATCAATCCAAATTCTCCGAGAGAGGAGATTTCTGTTCTTTCTTCAGACATGTTATAAATGTTAGATGTTAGCTGTACGATGTACGCCCCTCTTTATCTTGAGGAAACAATCGAACTAACAATAATTTTTAATAAAGTTTCTCCTTCGTTATAAAGCTCTTTTATTTCAGTTTCAAAATCCATGTTAAATTCCTGTAACAGTTCAAGGAAAAACAAACTCTCATCTAATTCTTCCTCTACTATTTTCAGTTTATTAATAAAATCAGGTTTCGATTTTGCTCTTCTTGATGCTCTGTAATTTGCGCCAACCGAACTCGATGAACGGATAATCTGACCTTTATACACTCTGTTAATTGCGTTGTCAGGTAGTTTTTGTGTC carries:
- a CDS encoding four helix bundle protein; its protein translation is MDSEEMKRRTKMFAINVARLTQKLPDNAINRVYKGQIIRSSSSVGANYRASRRAKSKPDFINKLKIVEEELDESLFFLELLQEFNMDFETEIKELYNEGETLLKIIVSSIVSSR